CTCAAACGTGAAAATAAAGTATCTGGACCAGTCCTTTTAACAAAaacaaaatctttttttttttaactggttAAAGTGCTAGTTGGGATAACTAAATATCATTTTCTTTAAATTCTCTTGCAACCAGGTAAAGTAATGTGAGGGGTGTGCGGTTATACTCCCGGGCCCATGGTCTCAGACTGACATCACTGCTGCTTACAGTTCTCCTTCTTCTCTTTGGATTTGGCGCGTACAGATTTGTCGCTTTGCCTCTTGGTGGGCGGGATGAACGTTGGCTCCTCCATAAAATCATGTAAGCTGGAGTGAGGAGTGGGATGAGACTGGCAGGAGGATGTGCCTATAAGGAACAGGATGTTTTATAACTGCTCATTACCTCTACAGTATAAGCTACATGTTATGATGAGATGATCCGTGGTATTGTTATTCCTACCAGAGATTGTCGGTCCTGCTCGGATGCCCTCCTTGCCTTGTCTACTGGCCTTGAAAGTTGGGTCCAGTTCCTCTGCAATGTTTCTGATTCTGATTGGCTGTTGTGATCTGTAAAGATATGAGTAGTTGGTTGAAATATAGAACTACTTTCATAGCCAAATCTACCACGACATGATTGCAGCCCACTCAACGGATATCAAAATCTCTAGCAATCGGGGCACAAGACAAGGGTAATCGCTGTCTCCCctgctctacttgttgggggcggagcctctggcagagttgataaggagcaatccaattattatgggtgtttctgcaggcggcctgcagcacaagatttcGCTTAAGGCGGATGATGTCTAAAATGGGagggatttctcagggttggatatgtagagcaagacacaattgctcagtatggcaagttctcaggttataagatcaatttgaacaaatccactgtctgccctcaatattacactcaccagctctatgaagacactatgtcctttccaatggaagacaggggtttcaataccttgggatcttcataacaccagatctgaatagcCTTTTCAAGGAAAATTTTTCCACTCctggatctccctcccaattagcttagtaggaAGAATGAATGTCATCCGTATGAACATCCTCCCTAGACTGAACTAtttatttcagatgctcccatgctatctcccagtttcctttttcaaaacaactaaccaaagcatcaccaaatttatatggggcaataaaaaaAACTAGGATCAAGTTCTCCACTCTATTGAAACCTGAATCTAAAAggtggtcttgcccttccctcccttcaattatactactggtctgcccaaatccgcaacatggatcacaaacagacaagagtaaacatggattcagatagaagcccaaCCCTGTGGTTCATTGCCCCTAAGCTCAATgatattcattaataactttagtgaagtgggcaacatagccaaaacctttgtgatttacagcaccctactaacgtggagggactgtaagaaatacctgggcatttcctcccaaatatgttctcactcgcctatagtaggcaacccagacttgccaaaagccctgagggatgccaactttaatctttggcatactctaggaatcaggaccttcacaaacccatttcatcagaaaaccactacactgaaatcctttcaagagctctgcagtgaattcaatgtgccaaGATCCCTTTTTCTATACatcttcaaattagacatgtcGTCATTTCCTCATTTACTTCCAAGAGGAGGTTTAGTGCTCAGTTAAAGgaagttgaaacccttcttgtcacagcacaatccattaaaggcaaaatatgttactcctttgaaaataatctgggaaaaaggaccttggtctgactatcagtgatgagttatgggcAGAGGTTTGTgacagggtatactgctcctctaTTAATGTAAAAATGATCTAATTACacatttttgtacaaattttaTTACACTCCTTTGATATtccatagaatgaaaacagatatgtctcctaactgtaaaagatgtacctctgaaagtagaacctatatgcatgtattttggagctgtagaGAGATTGACAGATTTTGGCAATCTGTACATACTGCTACACAGAAAATACTAGatgtacagtttgatatgaccctGTGTATCTATCTTAATGCCCAGCATTtgcttatgactattacatactttgctaagaaatgtattcttccattgtgggcctctaataccccacctacatttaaaatgtggattgaccagattgttgactttctccctcttgaaaagctcacttatgacctccgCAAGAACAGCCCAAATTTGATACTCTGGTCTCCACTACACAACTATAATAAAAttgtacagagtgaatgtggtgattagggaaatgagcagatttgtgtaaggtgctgtaaaaTCTAAAAACGAATTATTTGCTGGTCGTCTCAGCTAAGGCTGGAAATAGCTAATAAGTACCTTGATAGTGCTCCTGCAAGTTTTATCTTTTTTAAtaattctttgtgtgtgtgtgtgtgtatatatatatatatatatatatatatatatatatatatatatatatatatatatatatatatatatatatatatatatatatatatatatatatatatatatatataaaatttattttttaaattattatatatatttttttgaatatatatatttttttttaaaagtctgtcacatctgtgaatgtggaatgtgttttcttggttgattgaaaaacaacTTTAAATtgaaatttttattttattttttatctctaGCAATTACTTTTTCAAAAGCCCCATACTTCTTCAGCAAATGATAAATCAGTCAGGTGCTAAGGAGGGCACTTCCAGCCTGGGGTTTCCCagtgttatatacacacacagtgactcACTGGGTTGTGGGTCTAGGGGCCTGATAGTCTGGAGAGCAGTCTTCAGTAGGAGATGGAAGGTCCTCTGAGCCCAGTCTCTCCCGCTGGATCTGAGACACAGGACAGTAATTATAAACAATATTCCTATTGAAAACGTTGTTTTGAAATAAGACAGACACTTTATTCAAAAGTAGTGTCAATAGTTAACACTACGTAGGCAATGGCTCATTAGTTAGTTTTATTCTTCCCCCAATCGCTTTggtgtggtacattttcacaacttcGTATTAAACTCAAAACAGATCAAAAAGGCAGGTATTTTAAAactaagcacattttcaattgactacGTATAACATCCTCAGTCACTTTTTCACTAAACTTCACATTGCAATACATGTTCATAAAGTAATTCTTCCATAATGCAATGCTCACATTACTTTTGCTAGGATCCCCTTCACATTTGTTAAAAATACATTTCACTAGGACTTAAGTGATTATCAATTAAGAGCAGTCGGATTAACGGTTTGGTAAACCTATAGATTTTAAACTGGTTTGTCTACTACACATAATAATGAAAATGGATATTTGAAGTATTAATATATTTCtaaacatttgtaaaaacctgttttagctttgttattatggggtacgTAGATTGTAGGATTTTCTTTAATCAATTTTctttaaacaatttaaacaattataaggctgtaacgtaacaaaatgtagaagtcaaggggtctgaatactttccgaatgcactgtatgtaacaAATGCATCCTCTAAAACACGTGTCCAACATGCTTTACTAAAATTGCATTGGCCAATGCAGTACTGTAATATTAGTAGGGTATCCACCCAGTGGGTGAAAACGTGCTTAGGCGATGACATTACACTTCCTTatgttaaaaacatgtttttagatcaACCTATGGCCGAACACTCAGGACAGGCTTGTTGCAAACTAGTGCCTGAAACATTGACATAAGTGAAAGAAACATTTGTTTAATTTGATTACAGTACACCAACAGTATGTTGCGTTTATTTCAGAACACCACTTGTATTTTTTGCATCATGATTATGAACGATGTCTTCAATGATCACACACCTTTGATCAAACATGGGAGAAATGGAAACGTGGTCAGTCAATTTCAACAGGCCtaatgtagcatattacattcaAAAGGGGCCGTTTTGAAACATGCATCTTGCATTTATTGCTAATGGATTAACTGGTTGTTAAAATAACTACATTGAGAAGAAGTTGGTGACGATTAAAGCAATGTTCTTATAATCTTATACAgtcgaagtcagaagtttacatacacctgagccaaacacatttaaactcagtttcacaattcttgacatttaatcctagtaaaaattccccgtcttaggtcagttaggatcaccactttattttaagaatgtgaaatgtcagaataatagtagagagaattatttatttcagatttgatatctttcatcacattcccagtgggtcagaagtttacatgcactcaattagtatttggtaacattgcctttaaattgtttaaattgggtcaaacgttttgggtagccttccacaagcaacccacaataagttgggtaaattttggccaattcctcctgacaatACTGGTGTAAcagtcatgtttgtaggcctccttgctcgcacacgctttttcagttctgcccacacattttctataggatgaggtcagggctttgtgatggccactccaatatcttgactttgttgtccttaagccattttgccacaactttggaagtatgcttggggtcattgtccatttcgaagacccatttgtgaccaagatttaacttcctgactgtgtgcaacagtccctcctgcagcaaagcacccctacaacatgctGCTGCTACCCCGGTGcgtcactgttgggatggtgttcttcgacttgcaagcctcccccttttcctccaaacatatcgatggtcattatggccaaacagttcaatttttctttcatcagaccagaggacatttctccaaaaagtaagagctttgtccccatgtgcagttgcaaaccgtagtctggcttttttatggcggttttggagcagtggcttcttccttgctgagcgacctttcaggttatgtcgatattggacttgttttgctgtggctatagatacttttgtacccgtttcctccagcatcttcacaaggtccattgctgttgttctgggattgatttgcacttttcgcaccaaagtacgttcatctctaggagacagaatgcgtctccttcctgagcggtgtgatggTTGTGTGGtcccaaggtgtttatacttgtgtactattgtttgtacagatgaacgtggtaccttcaggcgtttggaaattgctcccaaggatgaaccagacgtgtggaggtctacaattatttatCTGAGGtcgtggctgatttcttttgattttcccatgatgtcaagcagaggcactgagtttgacggtaggccttgaaatacatctacaagtacacctccaattgtctcaaatgatgtcaattagcttatcagaagcttctaaagccatgacataatttcctggaattttccaagctgtttaaaggcacagtcaacttagtgtttgtaaacttctgacacactggaattgtgatagtgaattataagttattGTTGGACAATGACTTGtctcgtgcacaaagtagatgtcctaacagactttgtggagtggttgaaaatcgagttaatgactccaacctaagtgtatgtaaacttccgacttcaactgtattttggaTAAATGGTTGTATGGTGAAAGAGGTCTTCAGAATGAATGCACAATAAATACTTGTTAATATGAGACTGCTGCGTTACAAGTGTTAaattcaccacacacacacacacgtgaaaatGGCACCAAAAAGCAATTGAAAACCCAAaagaaacagcagcagcagctaccCGTCTGTCTCTGGCAGTTCTCCTGTCATAGGGGTCAGCCAGGTCATGCGGTTCACACTGTGACCCCGGGCCATCAAGGTCACATGAACGACGCTTTGACTTCATTTCCTGCTTCTGCATGAAGCGGGCGATTTCCTGACAGAGGACACAGTGACCACAAAGTGTCATAATCACACCTTTGGCTTTGAAGGCTGCATTTTCTAATGGTTTTGCTAAGCCTATGATTTATCTGATGACTAGTGAGATTGGGTGATAAAAAGTTCATACAAACTTGAGACTCCCTTAAAGAAACTGACTAAATCATTATATTTACTGCTGTACCTCCAAAACACCGTCTTACCTCATCCTGGGCCACTTGTGCCACTCTGAAGTCTCCTGCTGGATAGGAATCGCGTTGATAGTGGGAGGGACGGGCTGGAGGGCTCTGCAATGACAACACCAGAGAAGAGTGGTTAACACTCAGCAACATAGTAGTATTCGGGGGAGCTGAAAGTACATCCAGCAGGTGGCACCTGTGGGTGTGGTATCCTTCCTGTCCCTTACCCTCAGcagcttctcctcctcctgcagCCTCCTGGCCAGCTCTTCATCCAGCAGCACCTGCTGCAGCTCCCCCAGGTCCAGACACGCCCCCTTCTCCGGCTGCAGTGCGGTTCCTGTGGGAGGAGAGACTTGGGGTCAGGAAGGTTTAGAGAAATAAGGGGTGTGATGGGAGTGATGCTGTGATGTGGTATGataaaaggtatatgaaataacagaccttgtgaagatgaagACAGACATGTAATTAGAGGAAAGAAATGATACAGCACATGCTGTTAGATCAGTCTGTTAGATCATTTCAAGAGATGAGAGGACAAAGAAGATGAAGGCTGGAGAGGGGTTGAAGAGCAGCTGTTCTCTGAATAAAGGAAATCCAGGTTAAGATATTTCCCAGACCATCAGAATGACCAACAATACTACAGAGGAAATATCACACTTTTGAAAAAATACCCTTAATCAAAAGGGAGAGTACAGTAGCTGCCTCCCTGCAGGTCTGCCTGTTCAGAGCACTGAGGTACCTGCAGCCTGTAGCTCTGGGTGTTACCTGCTCTGTGGGTGTGCTTGGATCTGGCCCTGATGGAGGGCCCTCTGCTGCAGAAGCTTTGGCTGCGCTGGGAGACTTTCTGTGAGGGTGggggtctctcctcctcctcggaGTGGTACTGCTTATCCTCCTCATGCTGGTGTTCACTCTCACTCCTCACCCGGCGCTCGCTATGGTAGTGCCTGTCGCCCCTGCCCTCCTCCCTCGCCTGGTCCCCACCTGAGCTGACCTTGTGTCTGGGGTCTCCactactcctcccctctctctctctgctgaacaGCCTATTATTTATACAGTGTTCATCATAGACCTCAGTCCCACTAGCCTCCTCTATGGTCAGGTTTTCATGGattttgtctctctccccctcatgaCCACGGTGACAGAGGCTTTCTCTTTGTGAGGCACTCCTTTCCCTGACATCTCCATGGTAACTGGGCCTGTTGCAGATGGCCATTTGAAAAGCCCTCTGTGGTTGAGAGTTGTTACA
This window of the Oncorhynchus clarkii lewisi isolate Uvic-CL-2024 chromosome 16, UVic_Ocla_1.0, whole genome shotgun sequence genome carries:
- the LOC139368586 gene encoding coiled-coil domain-containing protein 50-like isoform X2 is translated as MTELEIDQSHLPRVQEVCHVFAVLEDGALAHNLQEQEIEQYYTTNMQKNQLVQNDIRIAKRLQNEEEEQRAQHRALLSKASRQLQEEDSEYARMIQEEILRCADEEAQRREQEDEEMAKRIQEEEGLRVRQRSRQECLSDGTALQPEKGACLDLGELQQVLLDEELARRLQEEEKLLRSPPARPSHYQRDSYPAGDFRVAQVAQDEEIARFMQKQEMKSKRRSCDLDGPGSQCEPHDLADPYDRRTARDRRIQRERLGSEDLPSPTEDCSPDYQAPRPTTQSQQPIRIRNIAEELDPTFKASRQGKEGIRAGPTISGTSSCQSHPTPHSSLHDFMEEPTFIPPTKRQSDKSVRAKSKEKKENCKQQ